The Thermodesulfovibrionales bacterium DNA window GATAATGCGGCCATTGCCCGTCGTGAGGCTAAATCTGGCAAGGGACTTCTCAATTTTTTCATTAAAGCGGAGCGCCACTTCTCTTGGAGCGCTCGTAAGGACTTCTCCATCCTTTGGGGAAGATTCAATCACCAGTGCGTGCGCATAGGCAAACCCGGTATCCGACCAAAGAGTCAGTAAGACGATAACCATTTGCCAGAGAACCTTGATAGTCATGGCACAGCCCGTTGACATGTTCACTCCCCAACGAAGATATGAAGAAGACCATTTTCAGATTTCACTTGCATTATAGCGTGCCTGAATATTCATTGCAAATAGAGAGGTGAATACTGAGAAAATTAGCGGCAGACACCTAATCCGTGAAATATCGATAACGAAAGCTTAGAAGGAGGCGGACCCTTTCCCGAGGAGTTCCCTGGCGATGATGAGCCTCATGATGTTCTGTGCGCCTTCGGCGCCTGCAACGTAAGAGGCTACGCCTCTCACCCCGCGTTCAATTCCGGCCTCCTTCGTATATCCATATGCGCCCAACCAGGTCATCACGTTCTTC harbors:
- a CDS encoding copper resistance CopC family protein, giving the protein MTIKVLWQMVIVLLTLWSDTGFAYAHALVIESSPKDGEVLTSAPREVALRFNEKIEKSLARFSLTTGNGRIIRLPEQTKKYGSEAPERLVIQLPDLEPDNYILRYKILSTDGHATSGVLRFRVVGTP